One Myxococcales bacterium genomic region harbors:
- the thiD gene encoding bifunctional hydroxymethylpyrimidine kinase/phosphomethylpyrimidine kinase — translation MTERSATRKGRVLVVAGSDSGGGAGIQADIKAITCLGGFAMTAVTAITVQNTRGVFGVHGVPTGVVVDQIRVVAEDLGVDAVKTGMLGSAEVVQAIADALDAHAGDAPRIVDPVMIAKGGHPLLADEAISAVRARLVPGAALVTPNAPEAARLAETPVDSLDGQRRAAEKLLRMGAKAVLVKGAHLDGATFSDLLATPEGERLFLRERIETTSTHGTGCTLASAVAALVAQGSALEDAVRDAGEYVRGAIRNAKGLGHGHGPLDHGWVLRDRG, via the coding sequence ATGACGGAACGAAGCGCGACGCGCAAAGGGCGCGTGCTCGTGGTCGCCGGGTCGGACTCGGGCGGCGGAGCGGGCATCCAAGCCGACATCAAGGCCATCACTTGCCTCGGCGGGTTCGCCATGACCGCGGTCACCGCGATCACCGTGCAAAACACGCGCGGCGTCTTCGGCGTGCACGGGGTGCCCACGGGCGTCGTCGTCGACCAGATCCGCGTGGTCGCGGAGGACCTCGGCGTCGACGCCGTGAAGACCGGCATGCTCGGCTCGGCCGAGGTGGTTCAGGCCATCGCCGACGCCCTCGACGCCCACGCCGGGGACGCGCCGCGCATCGTCGACCCCGTGATGATCGCCAAAGGTGGGCACCCGCTCCTCGCGGACGAGGCGATCTCGGCCGTGCGCGCGAGGCTCGTGCCCGGGGCGGCGCTCGTGACGCCGAACGCCCCCGAGGCCGCGCGCCTCGCCGAGACCCCTGTCGACTCGCTCGACGGGCAGCGCCGCGCCGCAGAGAAGCTCCTCCGCATGGGCGCCAAGGCGGTCCTCGTGAAGGGCGCGCACCTCGACGGCGCGACGTTCTCCGACCTCTTGGCCACGCCCGAAGGGGAGCGTCTCTTTCTTCGCGAGCGCATCGAGACCACGTCGACACATGGCACGGGCTGCACGCTGGCTTCTGCCGTCGCCGCCTTGGTCGCGCAGGGCAGCGCTCTCGAGGACGCCGTTCGCGACGCGGGAGAGTACGTGCGCGGCGCCATCCGGAACGCCAAAGGCCTGGGGCACGGGCACGGACCCCTCGACCACGGGTGGGTGCTCCGAGACCGAGGCTGA
- a CDS encoding DUF99 family protein: MTKAITNVVGFDDAPFDHDHRGDVRLVGIVCSRTRLDGVLSGKVRRDGRNSTSVMIELVRTSQFREHVRAVLLQGIAVAGFNVVDVHALHEGLGVPVVAITRREPRWSRIRHALFSCTPGADRKWALIQAAGPMDAVAGVYVQRVGIGLEETRAMLRATTLHGSLPEPLRLAHLVAGGVTTGKSRGRA; this comes from the coding sequence GTGACCAAGGCCATCACGAACGTCGTCGGGTTCGACGACGCCCCCTTCGACCACGATCACCGCGGCGACGTGCGCCTCGTCGGCATCGTGTGCTCGCGCACGCGGCTCGACGGGGTCCTCTCGGGCAAGGTGCGGCGGGACGGGCGGAACTCCACGTCGGTGATGATCGAGCTCGTGCGGACGAGCCAGTTCCGCGAGCACGTGCGCGCCGTGCTCCTCCAAGGCATCGCGGTCGCCGGCTTCAACGTCGTCGACGTGCACGCGCTCCACGAGGGCCTCGGCGTGCCCGTCGTGGCCATCACGCGCCGCGAGCCGCGCTGGTCGCGTATCCGGCACGCGCTCTTCTCGTGCACACCGGGCGCCGACCGAAAGTGGGCGCTCATCCAGGCGGCAGGCCCGATGGACGCGGTGGCCGGGGTATACGTGCAGCGCGTGGGCATCGGGCTCGAAGAGACGCGCGCCATGCTCCGCGCGACGACGCTCCACGGGAGCCTCCCCGAGCCTCTCCGCCTCGCCCACCTCGTCGCGGGGGGCGTGACCACCGGCAAGAGCCGAGGGCGCGCCTGA
- a CDS encoding SMI1/KNR4 family protein, whose translation MKRRGNAGPDTKTKGSKAGGGASPSAHREAITRIEANAARAGVTLPKGATEAAISAAEAKMGVRFPAGMRAFYLAHDGGPSDEVCDGRQLLSVGSIVHQWKIWKDLLDAGELEDDDVDPDTGVAPSWFHAKWIPVTHDFGGNHDVVDLAPAKGGTLGQIVSVYHDDGARTVEGEDFLSWLEDKTWGEGDEDEDREPAYDTSSAPSPLREGPYVFLFQLGKGAKAGKTRVPRAFTTAPSYLYRQDAKSHAKKLDAIDEPDVPEDEADVVFEAIDAFVDLHELRRELYEDAEIESGREYAETRGFHAGASYADAKAALAKGGFVVVDLQAPPGVGADIDALARHTRLGSLPLLTKALRAGDWLVHGSGARDVLAEALAKGRAEALFPALARAATGFTSKMRKLLVVALYEAWVRARTVEDTHDRDVTRTLCAALAPELDAHAKTRLADLGLLPREAPAKGKVTDVALAFDAVLARVSAEADEARERAAAKKKPAVKVATKKVTKGDGGKPGKKRGARAKGKGATKAR comes from the coding sequence ATGAAACGTCGAGGCAACGCGGGACCGGACACGAAAACGAAGGGCTCGAAGGCCGGTGGAGGGGCGAGCCCGAGCGCCCACCGTGAGGCCATCACCCGCATCGAGGCGAACGCCGCGCGAGCTGGCGTGACCCTCCCGAAGGGCGCGACGGAGGCCGCGATCTCGGCCGCCGAGGCCAAGATGGGCGTCAGGTTCCCGGCCGGGATGCGCGCGTTCTACCTCGCCCACGACGGCGGCCCGAGCGACGAGGTCTGCGACGGTCGTCAGCTCCTCTCGGTAGGGTCGATCGTCCACCAGTGGAAGATCTGGAAAGATCTCCTCGACGCCGGTGAGCTCGAGGACGACGACGTCGACCCCGACACGGGCGTCGCCCCGTCGTGGTTCCACGCGAAGTGGATCCCCGTCACGCATGATTTCGGCGGAAATCATGACGTCGTGGATCTCGCGCCCGCGAAGGGTGGCACGCTCGGTCAGATCGTGTCCGTCTACCACGACGACGGCGCGCGCACGGTGGAGGGCGAGGACTTCTTGTCGTGGCTCGAGGACAAGACCTGGGGCGAGGGGGACGAGGACGAGGATCGCGAGCCCGCGTACGACACGTCGAGCGCTCCGTCCCCGCTTCGCGAGGGCCCCTACGTGTTCCTCTTTCAGCTCGGCAAGGGCGCCAAGGCCGGAAAGACCCGCGTGCCTCGCGCCTTCACCACGGCGCCGTCCTACCTCTATCGGCAGGACGCGAAGTCCCACGCCAAGAAGCTCGACGCCATCGACGAACCGGACGTCCCGGAGGACGAGGCCGACGTCGTGTTCGAGGCCATCGACGCGTTCGTGGATCTCCACGAGCTGCGTCGCGAGCTCTACGAGGACGCGGAGATCGAGAGCGGGCGCGAGTACGCCGAGACCCGAGGGTTCCATGCGGGCGCGAGCTACGCGGACGCCAAGGCGGCCCTCGCGAAGGGTGGCTTCGTGGTGGTCGACTTGCAGGCGCCTCCGGGCGTCGGGGCCGACATCGACGCGTTGGCGAGGCACACCCGGCTCGGCTCTCTCCCGCTCCTCACGAAGGCCCTCCGCGCCGGCGACTGGCTCGTGCATGGCTCCGGGGCTCGCGACGTGCTCGCCGAGGCCCTCGCGAAGGGGCGCGCGGAGGCCTTGTTCCCGGCGCTCGCTCGGGCGGCGACCGGCTTCACGTCGAAGATGCGGAAGCTCCTCGTGGTGGCCCTCTACGAGGCGTGGGTGCGCGCGCGAACCGTGGAAGATACACATGATCGGGACGTGACGCGCACCTTGTGTGCGGCGCTCGCGCCCGAGCTCGATGCGCACGCCAAAACACGCCTCGCCGACCTCGGCCTCCTCCCCCGCGAGGCCCCCGCGAAGGGCAAGGTCACGGACGTCGCCCTGGCGTTCGACGCGGTGCTCGCCCGCGTGTCGGCCGAGGCCGACGAGGCCCGGGAGCGCGCCGCCGCGAAGAAGAAGCCCGCCGTCAAGGTGGCGACGAAGAAGGTCACGAAGGGCGACGGTGGAAAACCAGGAAAAAAGCGCGGCGCCCGGGCGAAAGGCAAGGGCGCCACCAAGGCCCGCTGA
- a CDS encoding BPTI/Kunitz domain-containing protein yields the protein MTTFAACGGATTSGDPLDAALGGDGTQGRDGAPGIDASADAQPVVEAGTCALPKVVGPCEALVPRFWFDATTGKCEAFTYGGCGGNANNFGTLAQCVGTCAPSATNACDVARCAPGEACVFVNAAPVCAADCDDAGACPLATQACTCGSSCASCRDCKKVCAAK from the coding sequence ATGACGACTTTCGCCGCGTGTGGCGGTGCCACGACATCGGGCGACCCTCTGGATGCAGCGCTCGGGGGCGATGGCACCCAAGGCCGTGACGGGGCGCCAGGGATCGACGCGAGCGCCGACGCGCAACCCGTCGTCGAGGCCGGAACCTGCGCGCTCCCCAAGGTGGTGGGCCCGTGCGAGGCCCTCGTGCCGCGCTTCTGGTTCGACGCGACAACCGGAAAATGCGAAGCGTTCACCTACGGCGGCTGTGGAGGAAATGCGAACAACTTCGGTACGTTGGCCCAATGTGTGGGGACGTGCGCACCCTCCGCGACGAACGCCTGCGACGTCGCGCGTTGCGCTCCGGGAGAGGCATGTGTGTTCGTGAACGCGGCTCCGGTCTGCGCGGCCGACTGCGACGACGCGGGCGCATGCCCTCTCGCGACCCAAGCCTGCACGTGTGGATCGAGCTGCGCCTCGTGCCGCGACTGCAAGAAGGTATGCGCCGCGAAGTAG
- the ylqF gene encoding ribosome biogenesis GTPase YlqF yields MAIQWYPGHMAKARRAIAEAVPTCDVVIEVLDARMPRSSENPVLGELRGQKPCLKVLSKSDLADPEITRAWLSALAKPAGPRSAEVAALAITTQKNGDTLSRVPAACARLATRPNLDKRPVRALVVGIPNVGKSTLVNTLMGRKVAEVGDEPAVTKSVQRVILKSGVVISDVPGILWPKIEDEGSSLRLALGGAIPETALEFETIALFACAFLSERYPDLLKSRYKLTELGPPDELLVAIGKKRGALRAGGKVDLNKAAHTVVTDFRSGAIGRISLERPEDFAARDTTWEEPSAAPGRTTDDDGEQ; encoded by the coding sequence ATGGCCATCCAGTGGTACCCCGGTCACATGGCGAAGGCGCGGCGCGCGATCGCCGAGGCCGTCCCCACGTGCGACGTCGTCATCGAGGTGCTCGACGCCCGCATGCCGCGGTCGAGCGAGAACCCCGTGCTCGGAGAGCTGCGCGGCCAAAAGCCTTGCCTCAAGGTGCTGTCGAAGAGCGATCTCGCCGACCCGGAGATCACGCGCGCGTGGCTCTCGGCCCTCGCGAAACCGGCGGGGCCGAGGTCCGCCGAGGTGGCCGCGCTCGCCATCACCACCCAAAAGAACGGCGACACCCTCTCGCGCGTGCCGGCCGCGTGCGCGCGCCTCGCGACGCGCCCGAACCTCGACAAACGCCCCGTGCGCGCCCTCGTCGTCGGGATCCCGAACGTCGGCAAATCGACGCTCGTGAACACGCTCATGGGCCGCAAAGTGGCCGAGGTCGGCGACGAGCCCGCCGTCACCAAATCGGTGCAGCGGGTCATCCTCAAGAGCGGCGTCGTCATCTCCGACGTCCCCGGCATTTTGTGGCCCAAGATCGAGGACGAGGGCTCGTCGCTCCGGCTCGCGCTCGGGGGCGCCATCCCGGAGACGGCGCTCGAGTTCGAGACCATCGCGCTCTTCGCGTGCGCGTTCTTGAGCGAGCGGTACCCCGATCTGCTGAAGAGTCGCTACAAACTCACAGAGCTCGGTCCGCCCGACGAGCTCCTCGTCGCGATCGGGAAGAAGCGCGGCGCGCTCCGCGCAGGCGGAAAGGTCGACCTGAACAAGGCCGCCCACACCGTCGTGACCGACTTTCGCTCGGGCGCCATCGGGCGCATCTCCCTCGAGCGCCCCGAGGATTTTGCGGCGCGCGACACGACCTGGGAAGAGCCCTCGGCGGCACCCGGACGCACGACCGACGACGACGGCGAACAGTGA